Part of the Trypanosoma brucei gambiense DAL972 chromosome 8, complete sequence genome, aaaacaagagaccaaacaaacaacaataataacaataatagtaataaaacaACAGGGGAAACTGGTCTCTCGGAACAGAAAACACCAATCCAACAACgctaattaaacaaaaaggagttAAATATCGTGGAGTAAAttagaatcaaaaaaaaaaactcgaaGATCATGGAtagtagtaatagtaataatgataatagtaaaatataacaaaaaaatctattgttcataatatatatatatatatatatatatttccttccttctgaTCTCTtggtttctctctttttttttttccacgatCAGGACTGCTGTGTTGCGTATGGATGGCACATACGCACCTCCGGTCCCAAAGAAATTCCCTCCGCAAAGTCCAGCACCCCAACCTCTTCTCCCTCTGCAAATTGATACGGTGCTGTTTGAATGCTTGGTCTGGCGTAATATTCCTCCACAcactctttttccctttctttattACCTTCAACTCCATCTTCCAAACTTGTTGTTAATGCTACTGCCGACGTTACCGGTGTTGGTGATAACAAACCGCTTGTCATGACCCCACTGTTGGTTATTGGCCGCTCTCTCCGTCGTATCACTCCACAATGCTTGTAGAGATCCACAATTAATTCACCGCAGCTAATTTCATTTCCATGTGGCCGCCCACCCACCCATTCATAAAGCCGCGGGTGAATGTAACTAAGCATCAGGGCGGAATTCGTGTCCAGAGGGCGCCCAACGTTTTCGTTGATAAACTCACGGAGAAGGCGCTTGCGTTGCGGAGTCCACTCAAAACCTTTCAATCGGCGCACGGCAAAACGGCGGTAGCACCACTTCTCGTCGTGCCGCCCAAAGAGACGACGACTCGCTTCTACCAGCTGAACACAATTGTGTCGCACGTGACCATTAACATCAGGCGCATTGACATCAATGTTGTCAATGGCCTCCATAATAACCGCCCCACGCCTCGGTCGTCGCTCAAACAGTGACTGTCCTTCACCCATGATTCCTGCTGAGAGAGGCCTAGTCAACAACATACCACCGTACTCCGCTTTTACGCTGTCAGCAATGTTGCCATCAAcactattattgttactcCTGCTGCTACCATTATCACTGTTGTTACGGATGTCATACGCAAAGCTTGTTCGCCTCGAGCGCAACCGGTCAAAATGCGCAGGCTCCACTACAACAGCTACATGCGAGTATCGCAATGCTGCGGCACGCATACCACTGTAGACATACTGTGCAGCAGTTATCTTCGAGCTGATTTCTCCAGTTCCCATCATGAGGATGATGTCCCCTTCACGAAGTGTTGGCTCCACGAGGGACCATTCTTCAAGTGGGTGCTCCTCCAGTGGGCTGAAGAGACGTCCCACCGCCTCCTGCTGCCGCCACCACAAAGCGAGACACAATACCACATAACTACAACACCCCAAAATACACGCTGCTGCCACAATCAAACACTTTCTCCCGCGGCACTGGGAGCAAAATCGGTTCCATCCGCTACGGAATGGGCGTAACACACTGAAACGTCCtagttgctgttgctgttgttgctgttgttttgagTGTTGATGCTGATGCTGATGTGTTTGATGTTGCGTTTGCGAATGGTGATGCTGCTGTTTGTGATGGTAATGATGTGGTTGATACTGTGACTGTGTCTGTGAATGATGCTGATGCTGCTTCTGATGTGTTAAGGGGAACGAGTTTGTGGCAAATGGTGCGATCGATGGGCGCAGTAACGCGTTTTGTGAACAACCTAAATGGATGAAACGACGGCTGTCGACGCGTGGCgcgtggaaaaacaaaccccGTATGCCCCAtcgccgctgccgctggaTGAACAACCCCATCACCTCTACACTATGCATCGAACCCTTTCTTCtatatttatttcctcctccacttccacttccacttccacctccacctccactcctttttctttttctttttttctataaataagtaaaaaagtaaatatattaataaaTGTATCCCCCTGTTACCTCTCACTTACCCTTCTTTGCACTGACACCCCGCTAACGTGTGGCGCTTCACCGATTAAAACACTAGCCGATGTTTAGCTGTGAGTAGCGTTGATATGATGCCGCGTATGCGTACGTacgtgtgttttgtgtgcgagtgtgtattattattattattttttttttcttttgggggATGGGTGAAGGAAGGGATGGAactaacaaaaataaagcaaacaaaagtaaacCAACTCaagtaaagggggaaataaaataaaaataaatatggaACCGAGTGAAGGTCCCCCAGGGCGCTACGAATATTTGATAGagagacaaaaacaagaaaaaaagagagaagagcacatgaacaaaacaaaaaaacagaggaaaggaaaaaaaaacaaatgctcCGTTTGACAGATTAATGCAAAGTGACAGAGGACAAACAGCTTTAAAAGAACACTAAAGAAGATCAGTAGCAACAGTAactgaaagagaaaagaaagaaaaaaaacaagggcaAACGCAAATAAAAGAGTTCCTCCTTGTACTTTACTAATTAAGTTATTTTTCGCCTCCCCGcctgcggtggtggtggccggaaagagggaaaaagaggagaaaaaaagaaagaatgacGTGCCTTTTGCCACGCAACTGCCGCACACCGGTACCATTGTGAGAAGCGGAAACGAAAGGACGACGGCATTCGGTCAAGTCATTTTGAAGAGGGAgcgaaggggagggggagaaattaataaaggaaaaaaaaaagaaaagggaacataTCGCTTGTGCCCCGTCGCTTCACCAGCAATTATAtgcgaatatatatatatatatatattataattaCAATAATAcgtgaaggggaaagggagataAAACGAAGAGACAGAAGGAATCCGCGTTCATTGAACGGCTCGCCGGTGCTACACATGTTTCCGcaaacccccccccccaaagtAAATATcacaaagaaagcaaaactgCAGGAGatcaatgaaaaaaaacaacaactgaaGACTATCGATGAAAACGTGTGACTCTCAGCACACGGCAATCATGTCACTACTGCTTagcgaaggaaaaggtgaaCGGGGCGTCTCCGTTTTATCACCGATGAAAAGCGTGTGGATGGAGCGCGGGTGAAATGAATAACCACAAaaaactagaaaaaaaagactttttttttccggaggaggggggagttGGAGACAAAAAGGCACATTTGTTGTCGCAGAAGCGGTTCTGGTTCCTTTATGTCAGGCCTCGTTAGATTTTAAATCACACATTTTCTCTTTACCAACCGTATATCCCTCTTACCTCAGCTCTACCGCACATATATCATATACAACACACATGTACATGTATGCCAATAAGAGATAGGGGGATATGATACGTGCATGATGGGAAATTTAGCTAAAGGGGCAACAGGATCAATTAAAGaggacaaaaataaaaaaagaaaaaaaaaaagaataagggCGGTCTCCCTCATGGAAAGTAAATGCACCGTCCCCCCAACACCAGTGGATGGTTGGCGCAGTTTTGTGCCCTCGACGATAACAACGAGTAGTGTGACGTGTTAAAAGcaacgcaaaacaaaacaaaacaaaacaaaacaaagagagagagagagagagatgacTGACCAAACTGAAGGAGATGCAATAAATATCAAAGGAAAGCGGAGAATTCCGCAAACCGAAGCACTTCGCCCCCCgcctccctccctttcttccctctttgcCTTTCGTGTAATCCCCATTTCACATTTCTGTTCCATATTAACTTTTCTCCAAgcccctctcctctcctcacctcccccacaaaaaaatataatataatatatatatatatatatgtacatatatatatttaacctTTAACTCAGTCGCCATTTTCCCCATCCATCTGCTTTTCCTCAAGTCCATGCCGCGCCTTCACAGAGAAGTGAGTAAAACAAGGAACATAAGAAGAGCCCAAAAGCCTCGTAATAGGTTTGAGCATTCGCACACATgacgtaaataaataaatatatgtgtacatatatatgtaaagcaaagagagagagagaaagtcAACGACGCGaacgaagcaaaataaacataaggaagaaagaagggtAGCTGCGCATCGCACATTTACATGCACACCCACGGTGTcgaaacaataaaagcaacaacactcaaaacaaaggtaaaaaagaaaaaagaagaaatatagAGGGAGAAATACACATGGATTAAGAAAAatatggaagggaaagatgacTGATGGGTGGCTTGTAAAGACAAGATAGTGTCTTTTACATTCTACTTCGCCACCTTTCCCCTAAAGGAGGTGGAAATCACACATAAGGACGCACATGCGCAGTAGAATGACCCCGATTGCACATAATAAACCCTCAAGTGTTAACGCAACAGAGTTCAACACCGGAGATGAAGGGTAACTAGCAAGTTATACTGAGTTCTCcctttctcccctccccacgcacacatatatgcCTGTTGAAGCTCGTCTATGACGAACCAAAAGTACAGAATTCAATCTGTACGGCACCATTTTCCCCTGCTCATCTTGAACACGAGTAGTGGTAACTCTCATTATATAACCAACTGTTTAGCCTGAACTGCTTCCCACTAACTTGGGCTTTACAACTCAACGCGGCAATTTACCCTAGACATGCGTACATAAAATACCGCACAAGGTAaatgatttgtttttttctaacTGTGTCTTTACGCCCTTTTCAGCGCTTTTGAAGGTTTGAGCACCCCACTGTATGAAGTTCTAAATACGCCTCAATCGAAAAGGTCGTCGTCCACTGTCTGAAGAATGGGTGACTGAGTAGCTCCCGTGCGGTGGGACGGCGCCGAGGTTCGGGGTCCATGCAGGAATGAATAAAGTCCAGAAATGCGTCACTGAGAGGCATATCTCGGGGGAAACGGCGGAGATCCAACGGCTCTTCCATACGGTGAATCGTTACAAATGGGTCCGCGCAGTCCGTGAGGTCAACGGGGTATTGTCCAACAGCGAACTCCGCCAGCGTCATGCCAACCGCCCAGATGTCGCTTAGCTTCCCGTGAGGCCTTCCCCGCTGTCGTTCGGGGCTCATATACTTACTTGTTCCGGAGCATTGCGGATCATCTCCAGTGGCTGCACCGCTTTCACTAGCGGACGCAACTCCCACGAGGGGTGGTGATTCGTAGCCACTGCCCGTGTGAATTCCGTTTATGCTGTGCCCATAACCGTTACCACTCATGTTGCTGGCGGCATCGCTCTCAAACCCGTTGTCAACACTACCACGTTTGTTGTTAACGCGTGGGTTGCAGCGCCTTTCCTCGCACGAGTCGTCTCTGCTTTTAATTTTGACGTCAGCACCAGTGTCACCACTCGCGATAAAGTCTGCTGGGAAGTGGGGAAGcgacacaacactttcctcttcccctgtGCATCGAGAGGATAACCCAAAATCACCAAGTTTCACTATTCCTCTGTTGTTGATTAGGACGTTACCAGGTTTAATGTCACGGTGGACGAAACCCCTGCTGTGCATATGTTCCACACCGCGCAGAAGCTGCTCGCCCACCACGGCAACGAGCCTCTCAGGTACTGAAACCACTTTTCGCTCATCCTTCGCATCCACTTCACTTtccctcatttccttttcctcggTCATGCACACCGCCCCATCGCCATTGTGACGATTGCTACGATTACGTCGCCTCGCACCATGCGTGCCACCGTTTTGGTTCTGCCACTTTTTTGTCCTACTAGCGCCCGCACTAACGACTTGACAGTTCACATCGTTGCCGGTACTTACACCGTTAGACACGTCGTTATCCGTGACATAACCACCGAGTAATCTCTGCAACCGGTCCAGACCGCCGTAGTGCATGTATTCCATCACAAAGTCGAGTgccatttcttctttattaAAGAACGCGTTGTACACCTTTACCATGAATGGGTTCCGGTAAGCCATATGAAGTGTTTGGAGCTCACGCAAAACAAAGCGGTGAAGCTGTCGGATGTAAGGCGATGCCCGCACACTGTGCGTACGGCAAATGTTCATATGTTCCCATCCATAAATCATCGAGGAGAGGTCAATGCGTTTGACGGCGAGCA contains:
- a CDS encoding protein kinase, putative — encoded protein: MYHKTATVDGSIPGNIYSCTSAQLHNVTSNPEESPSCCNGVLSATAIGRQVKQRPPPLFSLTPPSLLPPTEPLHIPSSLQLTAHASSTVTPKRDRFQQLRPPLLNRSACSTAAGASVASLNMLAPEDFFGHHPRAQWISLSDDGQHLHVGPFIVSGDGCLTMESVLQLNANLGIHGGEVSPAPLGSHGRRSVPGALLKPKLSLTTEPLSNNSFTLLSTSLDTPYSPITYSLNAHNAKTSGFTTPRPTFAAAGGDSATHTYVMPSFNLPSPSVLPPNNADSSSSNEPGLTAVKYSDVKLKSIVGEGASANVYMAEHYPTGKLLAVKRIDLSSMIYGWEHMNICRTHSVRASPYIRQLHRFVLRELQTLHMAYRNPFMVKVYNAFFNKEEMALDFVMEYMHYGGLDRLQRLLGGYVTDNDVSNGVSTGNDVNCQVVSAGASRTKKWQNQNGGTHGARRRNRSNRHNGDGAVCMTEEKEMRESEVDAKDERKVVSVPERLVAVVGEQLLRGVEHMHSRGFVHRDIKPGNVLINNRGIVKLGDFGLSSRCTGEEESVVSLPHFPADFIASGDTGADVKIKSRDDSCEERRCNPRVNNKRGSVDNGFESDAASNMSGNGYGHSINGIHTGSGYESPPLVGVASASESGAATGDDPQCSGTSKYMSPERQRGRPHGKLSDIWAVGMTLAEFAVGQYPVDLTDCADPFVTIHRMEEPLDLRRFPRDMPLSDAFLDFIHSCMDPEPRRRPTARELLSHPFFRQWTTTFSIEAYLELHTVGCSNLQKR